TCTGACCTAAGGGACAAGGGGAATTCGAATAAGGGAATGGAATTAACTCCCTTTATACTCATCTAATTCATTTTATACAATACTGAAGGGAAGATCATCCCAGTCAACAGGGCCTGTCTCGAACATATATATCAACCGTTTCAAGACGACTTCTTTCCAGGCAACATCAAAGTAATGATAAACCTGATCCCATTCTTCCCCGCTTCCCCAACCGTCATGGAACAATCTGAGTTTAGTTGATTTTTCTCCTTCTTCTGATAAACGAAGAACTACATGCGTCATCTGCCCTCTTATGTTCGGATATGAGGGGGGAGCGTTCCATGTAAAAGAAAGCATCTTATTTGGTTGAAACGCCATTATAATCATTCCCTCGCTTCCCTGACTTCCGGGTTCGGCTTCGAGATCGAATAGCAACTCATAAGCGCCTCCAACTTTTAGTTCTATATTACATTCCGGCGCAAAAAACGATTTAATTCCTTCCTCCGTAGTCCATGCGTTCCAGACCTCTTCAGGATTCGCCGGGACGGTTACCTCCACGTAAATGGATTTTTCATCGTTGGAATTCGACATAGAATCTCCTCATTAG
Above is a genomic segment from Candidatus Neomarinimicrobiota bacterium containing:
- a CDS encoding SRPBCC domain-containing protein encodes the protein MSNSNDEKSIYVEVTVPANPEEVWNAWTTEEGIKSFFAPECNIELKVGGAYELLFDLEAEPGSQGSEGMIIMAFQPNKMLSFTWNAPPSYPNIRGQMTHVVLRLSEEGEKSTKLRLFHDGWGSGEEWDQVYHYFDVAWKEVVLKRLIYMFETGPVDWDDLPFSIV